A segment of the Arachis hypogaea cultivar Tifrunner chromosome 5, arahy.Tifrunner.gnm2.J5K5, whole genome shotgun sequence genome:
CTAAAAGAACACTCTGGAGAAAATGGAAAGCAATTCAATGAAACTAAAGATAACTCtaaagagaataaaagaagaagaagaacacaaaCCGTCTTGAGACAAAAGGAACAATTCCAAAGGTCATGCCACAAGTAGCTTGAACAAACACAGAGAATATGATCATAACAACAACAGAAACACTCAAAGATCCAACAAGCCCAAGAATTATGCAGAGGACACCATCGAATGTTTGGCAAAGCCACAAGGCCCAGAGCCTACCCCTCATTCCAAACCTCTTTGAAACTGCATCATATATGAACCCTCCACCGGGCCTGGAGAAAAGATTCGCCAATCCGAAATTGGCAGCAATGATCCCAGCAGTGTGCAGCTTGAGATTGAATCTGTCATAGAAGTACTCAGCTATGATGTTATCAATAGTCAACTCCACACCAAAGCAGTATCTATAAGTGAAGTACAGACAGCAGTATTCAATttctgaataaaaaattaatctttacaacagcaaaaaaataaataaataaagcataatgCCAACAAAAAAAGTGTCAAAAAGAGATTATAAAGCATTACTTACAGTATTTTAGCTTAGCTTAGCTTTGCTTAGCTTCCTTTTAATTGCAATAGGGAACAAGCAATAATCAAAATTAAACAAaggggaaggagagaatgaaaaaGATGGGAGCATAGAGAGCATACATGTTCGTTCTTTGTTAAACATGTCGTTCTCAACCACCTTTGCTACTCCCAATCAGCTATAGCAATTCTCTGCTTCTGTCCTCCAGAAAGTTGGGTGCCACCTTCTCCAACTTGTGTTAGAAACAAACTATCAGGCTTTAAATTTAAATGCGTATTTTCTGATATTAAAGTGTTTTAGATCTACACTTTactaaaaaacacaataaaatgaGGTTAAGAGATTAGGTCACTTTGCATCTAAAATTAATTGGCCAATTCTCTGGTGCATTTAACTTTCATGCTGAAATTTGTCATTTTAATATATCAATTTGGAAAAAAGCTGTCATTTTAATGGAAGAGTCTTCTCCTAATCTCATTTGTGAGGAAGTTATTCTTTCACCTGGAGAGAGATAATCTTGGATGATCACAAACCCAAGTAGCTAGTAATAAAATCAAACTATGATGTAATTCACTAAAACCTATCATGACAACATCAAAACCTTTCCCTCATTGGATACGGCTGGATGCATGAATCAAGCAAAGTTAAGTGATTAGCAGCATCATCCATCAACCCcaaaataaatcaaatcaaattggaaaataaaaaagttgaaaaaaaaaagaaaaaaagcttaTCATCGTAGAAGAAAATATACTCCATCAAGCAAacaatacaagaaattaatatgaataaaaaataaaaaacagtaaTTATAACAATTAACAAAAGAATAAACAGAGAAATTAGGTTTGGAAAACTGAAAAACTGTGAAGAGTGGCACCTGAAGCAAATTTTGAAGATATGAATCACCACATTTACTAAACTTCAAGGCTGGTCAATCTTCAACTCCTTTGTACAAACACCAAAGCCAATACACGCAGCAACTACTACCTGAATAAGAACAAGTTGTTTGGCTACTAAGaaaacgagagagagagagagagagagagagagagagagagatggaaaTAAGAGGCAAAACCGCAAATCAAGCACCTTTGAGAATTAAAGGAAGCAGAGATTAAATCACAAAATCGGAAATGAAATCACAAAATCAGAAACAACGAGGGCGAGGAGCAGAGATTAAATCACAAAATCACAAACCGGCGAGGAGCAGAGAATCAGAAACAATGGACGGTGAGGAGGGGAGGAACCCTTCGCGACGGCGACGCCACGAGCTCAACTCAGAACTTTGTGCGACGGCGAGAAGAGGAGGAAAGATGCGAAGAGGGTCGAGTAGAGCTTCCCCAGATGACGAGGGCACCCACGGTCTGTCCCCGCCGGCAGCGACACCACCTTCTaccagaggagaagagttcgagGGATGAGGGCTGCTGGAAACGTTCGAGGGATGAGTGTGAATGGAGTGTGAATGGGTGGTGATAAAATTAGGGTTACCTCAATATTTTCGAcagaaaatttaaattacagacggattttctgtctgtaataatttaacaaaatgcagcgttttgtctatttaattacagacgaaaaatccgtctgtaactatttttcacggaaaaaaattaatttttccgacggaattatcgacggattctcttttccgtctgtaatttatgctaattcatttttttatttttcaacaaaaaattcctctgaaattccctctgtatttccgtgggataaaatccgtcggaaatatccgtctataataactagttttctagtagtgtttTCTTGTTACCAAAACCTTACCATTTACCTTTTTTAGAGGTATAATTTGTCGTATTTGCTTCAGAAAATAGGGTAGCGCCAGTTggacgcgcttcatgatttcttaaagATAATTCATTGTTACGTTCAGTAACAAGAAGGCAAAAAATTAGCCCAGAATAATTTTTAgattctttttctcgatactgctgctatAGGAGCACATTCAAGGCATGGAATGTCGAGAAAATTTTttctaacatatcattatcagttattttttttacataatttcatttgTGAGATAATTCGAAACATTATTGAATtgtattcatttatagatttaaaatcttgtagacaCAAGTGTGTCCACTCATATCGGGTTTTaggaagtatcactatcttttgatgattatacattTCTTCAATATTCTTCCACGTCTCTACAGGATATTTTAGTgtgaaatatttatttttcaatctttcgtcaagatgacgacgaaagaAGATCATAACTTTGGATTTATTCTTTCGGGATgctttatttttaatgttaataGTATCTCCAAAATCTATTGGATTAAGATGAGTTTtggcatctaatatccatgataaatagttgtttcTAGATATATCAAGAGTATTAAATTCAAATTAAGAGAACTttcacataataaaaatttattacctgAATCTTCTTAAATTTTGATTAGAGTCTTGTACTAATAATGtgttatgaaataaataaataaaaaataaataaatataaaataa
Coding sequences within it:
- the LOC140184796 gene encoding high affinity nitrate transporter 2.5-like, with translation MDDAANHLTLLDSCIQPYPMRERYCFGVELTIDNIIAEYFYDRFNLKLHTAGIIAANFGLANLFSRPGGGFIYDAVSKRFGMRGRLWALWLCQTFDGVLCIILGLVGSLSVSVVVMIIFSVFVQATCGMTFGIVPFVSRRLEMEYSVNLIVLEDGPSKHLAPGLLFVFISCEEKL